From a single Methanosphaera sp. genomic region:
- the psmB gene encoding archaeal proteasome endopeptidase complex subunit beta yields the protein MNQSNENMVGTTTVGLVCQDGVVLATETRATMGALIANKAVNKLYQLDDKVGATIAGTVSHAQTLMDVLQAEIALYKLKNEKDMSMEAIAVLTSNILKSNAYGVQLILTGVDKKGPKLYGLDPSGSYIDDDYTSTGSGSPFAYGVLENKYRKDLTTDEGRLVALEAISAAKQRDVYSGNGFRLATITDEGMKTYTNEEIEELVAQL from the coding sequence ACATGGTAGGAACAACAACAGTTGGACTTGTATGTCAAGATGGTGTTGTACTAGCAACAGAAACAAGAGCAACAATGGGAGCATTAATTGCAAATAAAGCAGTAAACAAATTATACCAATTAGATGATAAAGTTGGAGCAACAATTGCAGGAACAGTATCACATGCACAAACACTTATGGATGTACTACAAGCAGAAATTGCATTATACAAACTTAAAAATGAAAAAGATATGTCAATGGAAGCAATAGCAGTACTTACAAGTAACATCCTTAAATCTAATGCATATGGAGTACAACTCATACTTACAGGTGTAGATAAAAAAGGACCAAAACTCTATGGACTTGACCCTAGTGGAAGTTACATTGATGATGATTACACATCAACAGGATCTGGATCACCATTTGCATATGGGGTACTTGAAAACAAATACAGAAAAGATTTAACAACAGATGAAGGAAGACTTGTTGCACTAGAAGCTATCAGTGCTGCAAAACAACGTGATGTATACTCTGGTAATGGATTCAGACTTGCAACAATTACAGATGAAGGAATGAAAACATATACAAATGAAGAAATTGAAGAACTTGTAGCACAACTATAG